A genomic segment from Gracilimonas sediminicola encodes:
- a CDS encoding Xaa-Pro dipeptidyl-peptidase: MNTLKKHFFTLTVLAFIFLSGSQLIAQDVQIPVIENGRAQVIPELENPENWIREDLWVETEFDSDRDGKPDRVHVDVTRPKQTENGLKLPVVYETSPYYAGTAGMVDGLFWNVRHELGELGSNEVGEGKSRRAHPEVIRRGERPIISNSQIKTWVPRGYIVVHSSSPGTGLSDGAPTVGGDNESLAPKAVIEWLAGKDNGYTTRDGNEKVMASWSTGKVGMTGTSYNGTLPLAAATTGVDGLEVIIPVAPNTSYYHYYRSNGLVRSPGGYLGEDIDVLYDFIHSGRESLRERNNLRIRDTEMAENMDRRTGDYNEFWAGRDYLNDMPAMKAAMLMSHGFNDWNVMPEHSYRIYEEAKEMGLHTQIYYHQFGHGGPPPVEMMNRWFTHYLFGVDNGISDETGAWIVREYDDPANPTFYPDYPNPASEPVTLYLNSGAPQKGSLSLNKPGKQGTETLVDNFSFDGESLARAEITDHRLLYVTPPLKDSLHISGLPTINIKLASSKPAANLSVWLVSLPWNERRNGRITDNIITRGWADPQNHESLTESEPLKPGKFYELTFELQPDDQIIRPGQQIGLMIFGSDKEFTIHPDPGTELTVDLDATTLTLPVVGGKAAFSW, from the coding sequence ATGAATACACTTAAAAAACACTTTTTTACCCTCACTGTCCTGGCCTTTATTTTTCTATCGGGCAGCCAGCTCATCGCGCAGGATGTCCAAATTCCGGTGATCGAAAATGGCCGGGCACAGGTAATTCCCGAACTTGAAAATCCCGAAAACTGGATTCGGGAAGATCTTTGGGTTGAAACCGAATTTGATTCAGACCGGGACGGAAAACCGGACCGCGTGCATGTGGATGTAACCCGTCCAAAACAAACAGAAAATGGATTGAAACTACCTGTTGTTTATGAAACCAGCCCCTATTATGCAGGAACTGCTGGTATGGTTGATGGTTTGTTCTGGAATGTGCGCCATGAGTTGGGAGAGCTTGGATCTAATGAAGTGGGTGAAGGGAAAAGTCGCCGGGCACACCCGGAAGTTATTCGACGGGGAGAACGCCCCATTATTTCAAATTCACAGATAAAAACATGGGTTCCAAGAGGGTATATTGTGGTTCACTCATCCTCTCCGGGAACCGGACTTTCGGATGGAGCTCCAACCGTTGGTGGCGACAATGAATCCCTTGCTCCTAAAGCCGTTATTGAATGGCTGGCCGGCAAGGATAATGGATATACCACCAGGGATGGAAATGAAAAAGTGATGGCCAGCTGGTCGACCGGCAAAGTGGGAATGACCGGAACTTCATACAACGGGACCCTTCCATTGGCAGCTGCAACCACCGGTGTAGATGGTCTGGAAGTCATCATCCCGGTTGCTCCGAATACATCATACTATCACTATTATCGTTCCAATGGATTAGTTCGCAGTCCCGGGGGCTATTTAGGTGAAGATATTGATGTGCTTTATGATTTCATCCATAGTGGGAGAGAATCGCTGCGGGAGCGAAATAATCTGCGAATCCGGGATACGGAAATGGCAGAAAACATGGATCGCCGGACCGGAGATTACAACGAATTTTGGGCCGGCCGTGATTACCTCAACGACATGCCCGCCATGAAGGCTGCCATGTTGATGAGCCATGGCTTTAACGACTGGAACGTGATGCCCGAACACAGTTATCGAATTTACGAGGAGGCTAAAGAAATGGGGCTTCACACTCAGATCTACTATCATCAGTTTGGCCATGGCGGACCGCCACCGGTGGAAATGATGAACCGCTGGTTTACACACTATTTGTTTGGAGTGGATAATGGAATCAGTGATGAGACCGGAGCCTGGATCGTGCGTGAATATGACGATCCCGCAAATCCTACCTTCTACCCGGACTACCCTAACCCGGCTTCCGAACCGGTTACCTTATACCTGAACAGCGGAGCTCCGCAGAAAGGAAGCCTGAGTCTGAACAAGCCCGGAAAACAGGGAACAGAAACCTTAGTGGATAATTTTTCTTTTGATGGGGAATCCCTTGCACGGGCTGAGATTACGGATCACCGGTTGCTGTACGTTACGCCACCTTTAAAAGACTCTCTCCACATTTCAGGATTGCCAACTATCAACATAAAACTGGCCAGCAGTAAGCCCGCGGCAAACCTCTCGGTTTGGTTGGTTTCTCTGCCTTGGAATGAACGCAGAAATGGACGAATTACGGATAATATCATCACTCGGGGCTGGGCTGACCCACAAAATCATGAATCCTTAACCGAAAGTGAGCCGCTTAAACCCGGTAAATTCTATGAGCTGACTTTTGAGCTTCAGCCTGATGATCAGATTATACGTCCGGGCCAGCAGATCGGGTTGATGATCTTCGGGAGCGATAAGGAATTCACCATTCATCCTGATCCGGGCACAGAATTGACCGTTGATTTGGATGCAACCACATTAACACTGCCGGTTGTTGGTGGAAAAGCAGCCTTTAGCTGGTAG
- a CDS encoding M28 family peptidase: MTKYLSILLLAVAFVSCSSSEKERSTTPEISDQDVLSHITFLAADEMRGREAGTAEEAAAANYIADLFRSYGLDPAGEEGTYFQEFTINTAVLNNPHASESDTSGEKRLSKNVAGLLQGTGDSDEVIIVGAHYDHLGMGSFGSLSSSEEPRIHNGADDNASGTAGVLELAEYFSANRPETDLLFLAFSGEEMGLLGSQYYVENPTVELENALAMINMDMVGRMSNGRLMVFGVATTDSWESILTEANTDSLQLDLVPDGTGASDHTSFYYQDIPVLHYFTDTHADYHRPSDDTEWINAEGQEQLLTHVKRVIERLDELDKEDMAFTEAPGEQQRNMTMDGPTLGVLPDYGYDGEGFRITGVSEGRAADNAGLQGGDIIINIGGMDIADIYKYMEALNELKAGQQTTVTVLRDGEELSFDLQL, encoded by the coding sequence ATGACCAAATATTTATCAATTTTACTGCTGGCTGTAGCGTTTGTTTCCTGTTCCTCTTCCGAAAAGGAGCGATCAACAACTCCCGAAATTTCTGATCAGGATGTTTTATCACATATCACCTTTTTGGCTGCCGATGAAATGCGGGGCCGGGAAGCAGGTACGGCGGAAGAAGCTGCAGCGGCTAATTATATCGCCGATTTATTCCGAAGCTATGGTCTTGATCCTGCCGGCGAGGAAGGAACCTATTTTCAGGAATTCACCATCAACACGGCGGTGTTGAATAATCCACATGCGAGTGAATCGGATACTTCAGGTGAAAAGAGGTTGAGCAAGAACGTTGCCGGATTATTACAGGGAACCGGAGATTCGGATGAAGTAATAATTGTGGGAGCACATTATGACCATTTGGGAATGGGAAGCTTTGGCTCGCTGAGCAGCAGTGAGGAGCCGCGCATACACAATGGAGCCGATGACAACGCCTCCGGAACCGCCGGCGTGTTAGAGCTGGCCGAATATTTTTCAGCTAATCGCCCGGAAACAGATCTTCTCTTCCTCGCTTTTTCCGGGGAAGAAATGGGCCTGCTGGGCTCTCAGTATTATGTGGAGAACCCGACCGTTGAACTGGAAAATGCTCTTGCTATGATCAATATGGATATGGTGGGACGAATGAGCAACGGCCGCCTGATGGTTTTCGGCGTAGCTACCACGGATAGCTGGGAATCAATTCTTACTGAAGCCAACACGGATTCACTTCAGTTAGACCTGGTTCCCGATGGAACCGGAGCCAGCGATCACACCAGTTTTTACTATCAGGATATTCCGGTTTTGCATTACTTCACAGATACCCATGCCGACTACCACCGACCTTCTGATGATACAGAATGGATTAATGCAGAAGGGCAGGAACAGCTTCTTACACATGTAAAGCGGGTAATTGAACGCCTGGATGAACTGGATAAAGAAGATATGGCATTTACCGAAGCCCCCGGCGAACAGCAACGAAACATGACGATGGACGGCCCCACCCTCGGAGTTCTGCCTGATTATGGCTATGACGGAGAGGGATTTAGAATTACAGGTGTGAGTGAAGGCCGTGCTGCCGATAATGCCGGCCTGCAGGGCGGTGATATTATCATAAATATCGGTGGTATGGATATTGCCGATATCTACAAATACATGGAAGCTTTGAATGAGCTCAAGGCCGGACAGCAAACAACCGTAACCGTTCTCCGCGATGGCGAAGAACTGAGCTTTGATTTGCAGCTGTAA
- a CDS encoding TonB-dependent receptor — MFNLFFKKSLITAFLLTIPLLFSQEVQAQTITGKVLDAQSKEPLQGAAVRQQGTSRGVVTQDDGSFEIRLSENGEEALLITYLGYKDEEVDVSDDKKDLEIYLYPETYIGDDVFVSATRADETSPITYTNIDAEEIERRNLGQDVPYLLQSAPSVTTTSDAGAGIGYTGIRIRGVDPARINVTINGIPVNDAESHGVFWVNLPDLSSSTENIQIQRGVGTSTNGAGAFGATVNLQTSSSQADPFGEVNTGFGSFNTQKYNVKLGSGLMENGWQFEGRLSKIDSDGFIDRASSDLDSYFLSASHHGDRSLLRADVFSGRERTYQAWNGVPEPILEGDQQELERYISNLVFNPGEQEHWRENLGNRQFNQFRYENQVDNYQQNYYQLHYSYQIQDNWNANVSAFYTKGFGYFEEYERGEDLSDYGIEPFDSGDPTESDLVRRRWLDNDFYGTIFSTQYTHSETWDVTFGGGYSYYDGAHFGEVIWARYAGDSEIEERYYDNDGIKNDYNLYSKLQYKLTENLNSYVDLQVRGVEYEFLGNGFVRSAGSNVRDSLVALQQTDNLLFFNPKFGFVYSLPEDQRVYASFAVGSKEPTRDEYVDSTPESRPNPEKLYNVELGYRGDFNRFFTGVNVYGMFYRDQLVPTGQINDVGEIVRENVPESYRAGIELQGGYSLTNNLSISANATFSQNKIVEYTQYTDLYDASFSYEGQQETVYEDTDIAFSPSVITNGIISYQNKGLTAEIISKYVSRQYLDNTQTQSRSIDPYFVNDVRLSYGFGDVPLLEDITATLQVNNIFNHKYVTNGYTFGWIYDGAPAHFNYYYPQAGTNFLFQVKWEF, encoded by the coding sequence ATGTTTAATCTATTCTTTAAGAAGTCGTTGATAACGGCTTTTCTGTTAACAATACCACTACTCTTTTCTCAGGAAGTTCAGGCGCAAACCATTACCGGGAAGGTGCTTGATGCCCAATCCAAAGAACCGCTTCAGGGAGCTGCTGTACGCCAGCAAGGCACATCCCGGGGCGTAGTTACTCAGGATGACGGCTCTTTCGAAATCCGGCTTTCTGAAAACGGAGAAGAAGCTTTACTGATCACCTATCTCGGGTATAAAGACGAAGAAGTTGATGTATCTGATGACAAGAAAGACCTCGAAATCTATCTCTATCCGGAAACGTATATCGGGGATGATGTTTTTGTAAGTGCCACCCGGGCAGACGAAACATCGCCCATTACCTACACCAATATTGATGCGGAGGAGATTGAAAGGCGCAATCTCGGGCAAGATGTGCCTTACCTGCTGCAAAGTGCCCCATCGGTCACCACCACCTCTGATGCCGGTGCCGGAATTGGCTATACGGGCATTCGAATTCGTGGTGTTGACCCGGCGCGGATCAATGTAACTATTAACGGAATTCCGGTGAATGATGCAGAGTCTCATGGCGTATTCTGGGTGAATTTACCGGACCTTTCTTCCTCTACAGAGAATATTCAAATTCAGCGTGGAGTGGGAACATCTACAAATGGTGCCGGTGCATTTGGAGCTACGGTGAACTTGCAAACCAGCTCTTCACAAGCCGATCCTTTTGGGGAGGTTAATACCGGGTTCGGTTCCTTCAATACCCAAAAATACAACGTTAAATTAGGCTCCGGATTGATGGAAAACGGCTGGCAATTTGAAGGCCGCTTGTCCAAAATTGATTCCGATGGTTTTATAGACCGTGCCAGCTCAGACCTTGATTCTTATTTTCTTTCCGCTTCACACCACGGAGACCGCAGCTTGTTACGTGCAGATGTTTTTTCCGGGCGGGAGCGTACCTACCAGGCATGGAATGGTGTGCCTGAGCCGATTCTTGAAGGGGATCAACAGGAGCTGGAGCGCTATATTTCAAACCTCGTTTTCAATCCAGGCGAACAGGAACACTGGAGAGAAAATCTTGGAAACCGGCAATTCAATCAGTTCCGGTACGAAAACCAGGTAGATAACTACCAGCAGAACTATTACCAACTGCACTATTCATACCAGATTCAGGATAACTGGAATGCCAATGTCTCCGCCTTTTACACCAAAGGGTTTGGATATTTTGAGGAATATGAACGGGGTGAAGATCTCTCAGACTACGGGATCGAGCCGTTTGATTCCGGCGACCCGACGGAATCAGATCTCGTCCGCCGACGATGGTTAGACAATGATTTCTATGGCACCATATTCTCTACCCAATACACTCACTCCGAAACCTGGGATGTTACCTTTGGCGGTGGCTACAGCTACTACGACGGAGCTCACTTTGGCGAAGTGATTTGGGCACGATATGCAGGCGACAGTGAAATCGAAGAGCGCTACTACGACAATGACGGAATCAAAAATGATTATAACCTGTACTCCAAACTTCAGTACAAACTCACTGAAAACCTGAATTCGTATGTTGATCTTCAGGTGCGCGGAGTGGAATATGAATTCCTTGGGAACGGGTTTGTCCGCAGTGCCGGCAGCAATGTTCGCGATAGCCTGGTTGCTCTTCAGCAAACCGACAACCTGTTGTTCTTCAATCCGAAATTCGGTTTTGTGTATAGCTTGCCGGAAGACCAACGGGTGTATGCTTCATTCGCCGTTGGCAGCAAAGAGCCCACACGGGATGAGTATGTAGATTCAACCCCTGAAAGCCGGCCCAACCCTGAGAAACTCTACAATGTAGAGCTTGGGTATCGGGGCGATTTCAACCGCTTTTTTACCGGGGTGAATGTGTATGGGATGTTCTACCGCGATCAATTAGTGCCTACCGGACAGATCAATGATGTGGGGGAAATCGTGAGGGAAAACGTTCCTGAAAGCTATCGTGCCGGTATAGAATTGCAGGGTGGTTATAGCTTGACGAACAACCTGAGCATTTCTGCGAATGCCACGTTCAGCCAAAACAAGATTGTTGAATACACTCAGTACACTGATCTTTATGACGCAAGTTTCAGCTACGAGGGGCAACAGGAAACGGTGTATGAAGATACCGATATCGCTTTTTCGCCTTCTGTTATTACCAATGGAATCATTAGCTATCAAAACAAGGGGTTAACAGCCGAAATCATATCGAAATATGTGTCCCGGCAGTACCTCGATAATACTCAAACGCAGAGCAGGTCCATCGATCCATACTTTGTGAATGATGTTCGCTTAAGTTATGGATTCGGTGATGTACCGCTATTGGAAGATATCACCGCTACGCTGCAGGTGAACAACATCTTCAATCACAAGTACGTGACTAACGGCTATACCTTCGGGTGGATTTATGATGGGGCCCCGGCTCATTTCAACTATTACTACCCACAGGCGGGAACCAACTTTCTGTTTCAGGTGAAGTGGGAGTTTTAA
- a CDS encoding lytic murein transglycosylase, with protein sequence MKKTIITFLLFLLTIPFTASADPSDPDKMKANIDELAEYFENKGYAFNQLLEDSRFKLIEDITGKFTRAVEIKIESFEDYQGIIKYDVKKQKLEDFLVKYAPELDAAQEKYGIPKHVIAGIIGIESEFGKYKGSYNPFNAYVSMYAEGYRSEWSKAQLEELLIFAKKNKLDILSLESSYAGAMSYAQFIPYSLNRWWVGSDLYYMPNNIFSVANYLSHFYEITGSMEKAVMRYNPSTMYTKVVLELAEEARKLERTR encoded by the coding sequence ATGAAAAAGACCATCATCACATTCCTGTTATTCCTGCTAACAATTCCATTTACGGCATCAGCTGACCCTTCCGATCCGGATAAAATGAAAGCCAATATCGATGAACTTGCCGAATACTTTGAAAATAAAGGCTATGCATTTAATCAGCTTTTGGAAGACTCCCGCTTTAAACTGATTGAAGACATTACCGGGAAGTTTACACGAGCGGTCGAAATTAAAATTGAGAGTTTTGAGGATTACCAGGGCATTATTAAGTACGATGTTAAAAAGCAAAAGCTGGAAGACTTTCTTGTTAAATACGCCCCGGAATTAGACGCCGCCCAGGAAAAATACGGCATCCCCAAGCATGTGATTGCAGGGATTATCGGGATTGAATCTGAGTTTGGGAAGTATAAAGGAAGCTACAATCCATTTAATGCTTACGTTTCAATGTATGCGGAAGGCTATAGAAGTGAATGGTCAAAGGCTCAGCTGGAAGAGCTCCTTATCTTTGCTAAAAAGAATAAGCTCGACATACTATCGCTGGAATCCAGTTATGCCGGGGCTATGTCTTACGCCCAGTTTATTCCCTATTCACTGAATCGCTGGTGGGTGGGCTCTGATCTGTATTACATGCCTAATAATATTTTCTCTGTTGCCAATTACCTGTCTCACTTTTACGAAATTACGGGAAGCATGGAGAAGGCGGTTATGCGCTATAACCCAAGCACCATGTACACCAAGGTAGTACTCGAGCTTGCTGAAGAGGCGCGGAAGCTTGAGAGAACGAGGTAA
- the lpdA gene encoding dihydrolipoyl dehydrogenase — translation MAKEFDVCVIGSGPGGYVAAIRASQLGFKTAIVEKRHLGGVCLNIGCIPTKALLRSAEVYESIEHASDYGINVKDYSADFDGIVKRSRGVANKMSKGVQFLMKANKIEVFMGTGVFKSKSELSVNDDKGKEQESIKAKHFIVATGARPRQLPNLEIDGDMIIDSEKAMQLDKQPKKMVIVGAGAIGVEFAYFYNAIGTEVTIVELQDTLVPVEDKDVGKELGKIYKKKGMNVMTGSTVENVKKKGKGVEVTVKTKKGEEKIEADVVLSAVGVTGNVENLGLDKAGVKTEKGAIVVDKKTYKTNVDGIYAIGDVIGAPWLAHKASHEAVVLAEQLAGENPHPVNYNNIPGCTYCEPQIASVGLTEQAAKDEGYDVKVGKFPLSASGKATALGHEEGFVKVVFDAKYGEWLGCHMIGFGVTEMIAEAVVARDLETTGHEIISAVHPHPTLSEAVMEAAAEAYNEGVHLGTPVKKK, via the coding sequence ATGGCAAAAGAATTTGATGTATGTGTAATCGGGTCAGGCCCCGGCGGATATGTAGCCGCAATTCGTGCTTCTCAGCTTGGCTTTAAAACGGCAATTGTTGAAAAAAGACATCTTGGTGGTGTTTGTTTGAATATCGGTTGTATTCCAACCAAAGCCCTGCTTCGTTCGGCTGAAGTGTATGAATCTATTGAGCACGCCTCTGATTACGGAATTAACGTGAAGGACTACTCTGCCGACTTCGACGGTATAGTGAAGCGTAGCCGTGGTGTTGCCAACAAAATGAGCAAAGGCGTTCAGTTCCTGATGAAAGCTAATAAGATTGAAGTATTCATGGGAACGGGCGTTTTCAAATCCAAGTCTGAATTGTCGGTGAATGATGACAAAGGCAAAGAGCAGGAAAGTATCAAAGCGAAGCACTTTATTGTAGCTACCGGAGCACGTCCTCGTCAGCTTCCAAACCTGGAAATTGATGGCGACATGATCATCGATTCTGAAAAGGCCATGCAGCTCGACAAGCAGCCTAAGAAAATGGTGATTGTCGGAGCCGGTGCTATCGGAGTTGAGTTTGCGTACTTCTACAATGCCATCGGAACAGAAGTAACCATCGTAGAGCTTCAGGACACACTGGTGCCTGTTGAAGACAAAGACGTTGGTAAAGAACTTGGCAAGATCTACAAGAAGAAGGGCATGAACGTGATGACCGGAAGCACGGTCGAAAACGTGAAGAAGAAAGGTAAAGGTGTTGAAGTAACCGTTAAAACCAAGAAAGGCGAAGAGAAAATCGAAGCCGATGTGGTTCTTTCTGCGGTAGGTGTAACCGGAAACGTAGAAAATCTTGGATTGGATAAAGCCGGTGTTAAAACCGAAAAAGGTGCCATCGTTGTTGACAAGAAAACCTACAAAACCAATGTGGATGGAATTTACGCCATCGGTGATGTAATCGGTGCTCCGTGGCTGGCTCACAAAGCCTCGCATGAAGCTGTTGTGCTTGCCGAACAACTGGCCGGCGAAAACCCACACCCGGTGAATTACAATAACATTCCGGGTTGTACATACTGCGAACCACAGATTGCTTCTGTCGGGTTGACAGAACAAGCGGCCAAAGATGAAGGTTATGATGTGAAAGTCGGAAAATTCCCACTTTCAGCATCCGGTAAGGCGACCGCTCTTGGCCATGAAGAAGGCTTTGTAAAAGTTGTATTCGATGCCAAATACGGCGAGTGGTTAGGTTGCCACATGATTGGATTCGGCGTGACGGAAATGATTGCCGAAGCCGTTGTAGCCCGTGACCTTGAAACAACCGGACACGAAATTATCAGTGCAGTTCACCCACACCCAACCCTCTCTGAGGCGGTTATGGAAGCTGCAGCTGAAGCCTATAATGAAGGTGTTCACTTAGGAACTCCCGTTAAGAAAAAATAA
- the lipB gene encoding lipoyl(octanoyl) transferase LipB, protein MSKKVELYDLGSASYQPTWDLQHAVQQRIIDEKRAEQKGEFEGKRLDDILLFVEHPHVYTLGKSGNEEHMLRSMMELQQLEAEFIKIDRGGDITYHGPGQIVGYPILDLDRHFTDVHKYLRFLEEVIIRVCADYGFEAGRIEGATGVWVDEAKICAMGIRCSRWVTMHGFALNVNTDLRYFNNIVPCGIDDKAVTSLQKLTGREIDPEEVKKRIVSHFENVFDVSISPKGSLQEVEHNIL, encoded by the coding sequence ATGAGCAAAAAAGTTGAACTGTACGATTTGGGTTCTGCCTCATATCAGCCGACATGGGATTTACAGCATGCCGTGCAGCAGCGCATCATAGATGAAAAGCGCGCCGAACAAAAGGGGGAGTTCGAAGGAAAACGTCTGGATGATATCCTCCTGTTTGTGGAACACCCACATGTGTACACGCTGGGCAAAAGCGGCAATGAAGAGCATATGCTCCGGTCCATGATGGAGCTTCAGCAATTAGAAGCGGAGTTCATTAAGATCGATCGTGGCGGTGACATTACCTATCACGGTCCTGGGCAAATTGTAGGCTACCCGATTTTAGATTTGGATCGCCATTTCACTGACGTACACAAGTACCTTCGCTTCCTCGAAGAAGTCATAATCCGCGTCTGTGCCGACTATGGATTTGAGGCCGGGCGTATTGAGGGCGCTACCGGTGTTTGGGTTGACGAAGCCAAAATTTGCGCCATGGGCATTCGATGCTCCCGGTGGGTAACCATGCATGGTTTTGCGCTCAATGTGAATACTGATCTCAGATATTTTAATAACATCGTTCCCTGCGGGATTGATGATAAAGCCGTTACCAGTTTACAGAAGCTGACCGGCCGGGAAATTGACCCCGAAGAAGTGAAAAAACGGATTGTTTCTCACTTCGAAAACGTTTTCGATGTATCCATTTCCCCCAAGGGTTCCTTGCAGGAAGTGGAGCATAATATTTTGTAA
- the lipA gene encoding lipoyl synthase has protein sequence MIKELQVVDKPSENRRPDWLRVKLPSGEKFKEVSENIRKHNLNTVCAEARCPNMGECWGAGTATFMILGDVCTRSCAFCAIKTGRPPQDLDWDEPKRVADAAAKMGLKHVVLTSVNRDERKDGGAPIFAECHKEIRKAIPGVTIESLIPDFRGEWDAALQIVFDTPPDVLSHNLETVPSKYRRVRPQARYERSLELLQRTKNAGLRTKTGIMVGLGETREEVIELMQDCVDHGVDVLTIGQYMQPTKMHHPVMDWVHPDQFAEYKEIGEKLGIEHVESGPLVRSSYHAERHV, from the coding sequence ATGATTAAAGAACTTCAGGTAGTAGATAAGCCATCCGAAAATCGCAGACCCGATTGGCTGCGTGTTAAACTTCCATCAGGAGAGAAATTCAAGGAAGTTTCGGAGAATATCCGGAAACATAATTTGAATACAGTGTGTGCTGAAGCCCGCTGCCCGAATATGGGCGAATGCTGGGGAGCAGGAACAGCCACCTTCATGATATTGGGAGACGTTTGTACCCGATCGTGTGCTTTTTGCGCTATTAAGACAGGACGCCCTCCGCAAGACCTCGACTGGGATGAGCCCAAAAGAGTGGCTGATGCCGCTGCCAAAATGGGACTAAAGCACGTGGTGCTGACCTCGGTAAACCGGGATGAACGTAAAGATGGCGGCGCCCCAATTTTTGCCGAATGTCATAAAGAAATCAGAAAAGCTATTCCGGGTGTGACTATTGAGTCTCTCATTCCTGATTTTCGTGGTGAATGGGATGCAGCCCTTCAAATTGTTTTTGATACCCCGCCGGATGTACTTAGCCACAACCTGGAAACTGTGCCAAGTAAGTACCGAAGAGTTCGCCCTCAGGCTCGTTACGAGCGCTCGCTGGAACTCCTTCAGCGTACCAAAAATGCCGGACTCCGTACCAAAACCGGGATCATGGTTGGCCTGGGCGAAACCCGGGAAGAAGTCATCGAACTGATGCAGGATTGCGTGGATCACGGAGTGGATGTACTCACTATTGGTCAATACATGCAGCCAACGAAGATGCACCATCCTGTAATGGATTGGGTGCACCCTGATCAATTTGCAGAATACAAGGAAATCGGTGAGAAATTAGGAATCGAGCATGTGGAAAGCGGCCCTTTGGTTCGTTCTTCCTATCACGCCGAGCGCCACGTTTAA
- the plsY gene encoding glycerol-3-phosphate 1-O-acyltransferase PlsY, producing the protein MVSLLVVLSVSFLLGSIPSSLWVGQIFHKTDIRTQGSGNLGTTNAFRILGWKSGVSVLVLDFMKGFAASFWVSLYAFEIGNGPIAPPGWEADAFLKITCGLMAVVGHMFPIFANFKGGKGAATACGMLFGIEPISISISSVVFIAITFSTRYVSLASITASFIYPISLVIMRYGFGYYVDGSIIIFATFIAAGIIYKHKSNIRRLLDGNENRVNLYGKKNKEEEEQAAEKLAEAEA; encoded by the coding sequence ATGGTTTCATTACTTGTTGTTTTATCAGTCAGTTTCCTGTTGGGATCGATCCCATCCTCGCTGTGGGTGGGTCAAATATTTCACAAAACGGATATTCGAACTCAGGGAAGCGGCAACCTTGGAACCACCAACGCATTTCGAATTTTAGGCTGGAAATCAGGAGTATCGGTACTGGTACTCGATTTTATGAAAGGTTTCGCAGCCTCTTTCTGGGTCAGCCTTTATGCTTTTGAAATTGGAAACGGCCCCATTGCTCCTCCCGGCTGGGAAGCCGATGCTTTTCTGAAAATCACCTGTGGGTTGATGGCTGTGGTAGGTCACATGTTCCCCATCTTCGCCAATTTCAAAGGTGGAAAAGGAGCCGCGACCGCCTGCGGTATGCTCTTTGGTATTGAACCAATTTCTATCAGTATTTCTTCTGTTGTATTTATCGCTATTACCTTTTCTACCCGTTACGTTTCCCTGGCTTCCATCACCGCCAGTTTTATTTACCCCATCAGCTTGGTGATTATGCGGTACGGTTTCGGATATTATGTGGATGGAAGCATCATCATTTTTGCCACTTTTATTGCAGCCGGCATTATTTACAAGCATAAATCAAATATTCGGCGTTTATTGGATGGAAATGAAAACCGTGTAAATCTTTACGGAAAGAAGAATAAAGAAGAAGAGGAACAGGCTGCTGAGAAGTTGGCGGAGGCAGAAGCATGA